A single Watersipora subatra chromosome 7, tzWatSuba1.1, whole genome shotgun sequence DNA region contains:
- the LOC137400208 gene encoding probable glutathione S-transferase 8 isoform X1, translating into MAAKDKLTYFPVYARAESIRMLYSIAGVPFEDVRVQFDDWPAVKAMQPLGQLPVLECEEGNLVMSNSIARYVAKKLGLFGGNAWEEALNDMVMETCLECTNDLAKSVYFWLLFKRTPEPENSDKILETFKEKLLKAMNYVQSVAEKRGKTFILGDQISLADVWVFNTLQFSSKACSSALELTPWVKQFTESFQNDPKVKSYLETRPASFSGL; encoded by the exons ATGGCAGCCAAAGACAAACTAACTTATTTCCCTGTGTACGCAAGGGCTGAGTCAATCAGAATGTTGTATAGTATTGCCGGAGTGCCTTTTGAAGATGTGAGAGTTCAATTTGATGATTGGCCAGCTGTGAAAGCAA TGCAGCCACTGGGACAGTTACCTGTATTGGAGTGTGAAGAGGGGAACCTAGTCATGTCCAACTCTATAGCAAGATACGTTGCTAAGAAATTGG GATTATTTGGAGGAAATGCTTGGGAAGAGGCTCTAAATGATATGGTTATGGAGACGTGCTTAGAATGTACCAATGACCTTGCAAAAAGCGTTTACTTTTGGTTGCTTTTTAAACGAACTCCTGAGCCGGAGAATTCAGATAAGATTTTGGAAACATTCAAAGAAAAGTTATTGAAAGCGATGAACTATGTTCAGTCAGTTGCAGAAAAAAGAGGAAAGACTTTTATCCTTGGTGATCAG ATCTCCCTGGCGGATGTCTGGGTGTTCAACACTCTCCAGTTTAGCAGCAAGGCCTGTTCCTCTGCCCTGGAACTCACTCCTTGGGTCAAACAGTTTACAGAAAGTTTCCAAAACGATCCGAAAGTCAAGTCGTACTTGGAAACTCGCCCAGCATCTTTTTCAGGACtttaa
- the LOC137400208 gene encoding probable glutathione S-transferase 8 isoform X2: protein MAAKDKLTYFPVYARAESIRMLYSIAGVPFEDVRVQFDDWPAVKARLFGGNAWEEALNDMVMETCLECTNDLAKSVYFWLLFKRTPEPENSDKILETFKEKLLKAMNYVQSVAEKRGKTFILGDQISLADVWVFNTLQFSSKACSSALELTPWVKQFTESFQNDPKVKSYLETRPASFSGL from the exons ATGGCAGCCAAAGACAAACTAACTTATTTCCCTGTGTACGCAAGGGCTGAGTCAATCAGAATGTTGTATAGTATTGCCGGAGTGCCTTTTGAAGATGTGAGAGTTCAATTTGATGATTGGCCAGCTGTGAAAGCAA GATTATTTGGAGGAAATGCTTGGGAAGAGGCTCTAAATGATATGGTTATGGAGACGTGCTTAGAATGTACCAATGACCTTGCAAAAAGCGTTTACTTTTGGTTGCTTTTTAAACGAACTCCTGAGCCGGAGAATTCAGATAAGATTTTGGAAACATTCAAAGAAAAGTTATTGAAAGCGATGAACTATGTTCAGTCAGTTGCAGAAAAAAGAGGAAAGACTTTTATCCTTGGTGATCAG ATCTCCCTGGCGGATGTCTGGGTGTTCAACACTCTCCAGTTTAGCAGCAAGGCCTGTTCCTCTGCCCTGGAACTCACTCCTTGGGTCAAACAGTTTACAGAAAGTTTCCAAAACGATCCGAAAGTCAAGTCGTACTTGGAAACTCGCCCAGCATCTTTTTCAGGACtttaa